The following proteins are co-located in the Clavibacter capsici genome:
- a CDS encoding SGNH/GDSL hydrolase family protein: MTDEHPAPPTDSPGRGARRRTLTRRALVAGGSLAALSVVAGVAGCTTTPRPTDPTASAPGSPAPDPGDPPAPAVTASGGPPIEPMTYAPDDALAGFHALRERVRERRLTIGVLGDSIAEGQGATSLQHAYPAQLRDRLRGAHPSGARGGLDYIASRHQITVPADQGFAFSGTPTAGGRHGWGRRVVPLTEASGPGTYRARMTSAKVCWWAPGLDAAITVQVDEGAPETVRAEAGGSLTWTSPVMDSAEHAITVAWAGGKPELEGAWLFDGDEERGIHVIEGGNSGSQLWQLSERARPDGVSTWIRSAPRFELDLWMPEHLINDVVVRTPEQVRSDAAVLIELIRTTSEAPILFTPPYERTTLPIRGTTWADYIGALRDAASADPLADVFEIGAHIPRMVGAGAPDPYGWMGPDNHPNDRGYARFAEVLAAKLTATPA, encoded by the coding sequence ATGACCGACGAGCACCCCGCCCCACCCACCGATTCCCCGGGTCGGGGCGCCCGGCGCCGCACCCTCACCCGCCGCGCGCTCGTCGCGGGCGGGAGCCTCGCGGCGCTCTCGGTCGTCGCCGGCGTCGCGGGCTGCACCACGACCCCGCGCCCGACGGACCCCACGGCGAGCGCCCCGGGCTCCCCCGCGCCGGATCCCGGCGATCCGCCCGCCCCTGCCGTCACGGCGTCCGGCGGCCCGCCGATCGAGCCCATGACCTACGCCCCCGACGACGCCCTCGCGGGCTTCCACGCGCTCCGGGAGCGCGTGCGCGAGCGCCGCCTGACCATCGGCGTGCTCGGCGACAGCATCGCCGAGGGGCAGGGCGCCACGAGCCTCCAGCACGCGTACCCCGCGCAGCTCCGCGACCGCCTGCGCGGCGCCCACCCGTCCGGAGCGCGCGGCGGCCTCGACTACATCGCGTCGCGGCACCAGATCACCGTGCCCGCCGACCAGGGCTTCGCGTTCTCCGGGACGCCGACCGCGGGCGGCCGCCACGGCTGGGGCCGCCGGGTCGTCCCGCTCACCGAGGCGTCGGGACCCGGCACCTACCGCGCGCGCATGACCTCGGCGAAGGTCTGCTGGTGGGCGCCCGGGCTCGACGCGGCCATCACCGTGCAGGTCGACGAGGGCGCGCCCGAGACCGTCCGCGCGGAGGCCGGCGGCTCGCTCACCTGGACGAGCCCCGTCATGGACTCCGCCGAGCACGCGATCACCGTGGCGTGGGCGGGCGGCAAGCCCGAGCTCGAGGGCGCGTGGCTGTTCGACGGCGACGAGGAGCGCGGGATCCACGTCATCGAGGGCGGCAACTCCGGCTCGCAGCTCTGGCAGCTCTCGGAGAGGGCGCGGCCGGACGGCGTGAGCACGTGGATCCGCTCGGCCCCGCGCTTCGAGCTCGACCTCTGGATGCCGGAGCACCTCATCAACGACGTGGTCGTCCGCACGCCCGAGCAGGTGCGCTCCGACGCCGCCGTGCTGATCGAGCTGATCCGCACCACGAGCGAGGCGCCCATCCTCTTCACGCCGCCCTACGAGCGGACGACGCTGCCGATCCGCGGCACGACGTGGGCGGACTACATCGGCGCCCTGCGGGACGCGGCGTCCGCGGATCCGCTCGCCGACGTCTTCGAGATCGGCGCCCACATCCCGCGCATGGTCGGCGCGGGCGCGCCCGACCCGTACGGCTGGATGGGCCCGGACAACCACCCGAACGACAGGGGCTACGCGCGGTTCGCCGAGGTGCTCGCCGCGAAGCTCACCGCGACGCCGGCCTGA